The Opitutales bacterium ASA1 genome window below encodes:
- a CDS encoding bifunctional nuclease family protein, whose protein sequence is MHNDVVEVTVKGAMPMGNGCAVFLGNDEKNFVIHVDTGVGNAIAMSLHGVKRDRPLTHDLMCSIFLGFGVNLDRVIVNDVNESVFYARIILRMENQLGKKIVEIDARPSDSIALALQLKRPVFVARHVFDGVEDMTEILERVLKQQSEEGEET, encoded by the coding sequence ATGCATAACGACGTTGTGGAAGTCACGGTCAAGGGAGCCATGCCCATGGGCAACGGCTGCGCCGTGTTCCTGGGCAACGACGAGAAGAACTTCGTCATCCACGTCGATACCGGCGTGGGCAACGCCATCGCCATGAGCCTGCACGGCGTGAAGCGGGACCGCCCCCTCACGCACGACCTGATGTGCAGCATCTTCCTCGGCTTCGGCGTGAACCTCGATCGCGTCATCGTCAACGACGTGAACGAGAGCGTCTTCTACGCCCGCATCATCCTGCGCATGGAAAACCAGCTCGGGAAGAAGATCGTCGAGATCGACGCGCGCCCGAGCGACTCCATCGCGCTCGCTCTCCAGCTCAAGCGTCCGGTCTTCGTCGCTCGCCACGTGTTCGATGGGGTCGAGGACATGACCGAGATCCTCGAGCGGGTGCTCAAGCAACAGAGCGAGGAAGGCGAAGAGACCTGA
- the ggt_3 gene encoding gamma-glutamyltransferase: protein MNKVSLLVFALVFAGSTETCLAQRLPAEARHGMVASASATASEIGVDVMRRGGNAIDAAVATGFALAVTYPRAGNIGGGGFMVVRMADGRTAAIDFREVAPSRATSDMYLDANGEVVAGRSTVGRLAVGVPGTVAGLALALERYGSGRLSWRELVEPARRLAAEGFPVTPALARDLRASAKLLSEFEYSHRIFLRGGNPYEAGERFVQAELGRTLGRIAEDGPREFYEGETAAMLAADMARHGGLITLDDLRAYRPVERDVLRGAYRGYEISTMPPPSSGGIALLQMLGMIEPFDVASMGHDSAAKLHLLAEVMRRAFRDRAEFPGDPDFVSVPVEGLLARDYLRDRMADFDPARAATSVGFPAGDPVARGTSAAAYPRSGHAHESSETTHFSIVDAEGNAVACTYTLNGLFGSGVTAEGTGILLNNEMDDFTAKVGVPNLFGLIQGEANAIAPGKRPLSSMTPTIVAKDDRVYLVTGSPGGPTIINTVLQVISNVIDHGMSITQAVDAPRMHHQWMPDVINHEPFLTSRDSAELLRARGHVLAPRKLYPNDPEAAARYWGDAESILVDAATGLRLGANDLRSPDSATAGY from the coding sequence ATGAACAAAGTCTCCCTTCTCGTTTTCGCCCTCGTATTCGCCGGTTCGACCGAAACGTGCCTCGCCCAACGCCTGCCGGCCGAGGCTCGCCACGGCATGGTGGCCTCCGCCTCGGCGACCGCCTCCGAAATCGGCGTCGACGTGATGCGGCGCGGAGGCAACGCGATCGACGCCGCCGTCGCGACGGGCTTCGCCCTGGCGGTGACTTACCCACGCGCCGGCAACATCGGCGGGGGTGGCTTCATGGTCGTCCGCATGGCCGATGGTCGGACGGCCGCGATCGACTTTCGCGAAGTCGCTCCGAGTCGCGCGACGAGCGACATGTATCTGGACGCGAACGGCGAGGTCGTGGCGGGTCGTTCCACAGTGGGGCGTCTCGCCGTCGGCGTTCCCGGCACGGTCGCCGGCTTGGCGCTCGCGCTCGAGCGCTACGGATCGGGGCGGCTCTCGTGGCGCGAACTCGTCGAGCCGGCGCGGCGGCTCGCGGCCGAAGGCTTTCCGGTCACGCCGGCACTCGCGCGCGATCTGCGGGCGAGCGCCAAGCTGCTCTCGGAGTTCGAATACTCGCACAGGATCTTCCTGCGCGGTGGGAATCCGTACGAAGCGGGCGAACGTTTCGTGCAGGCCGAACTCGGGCGCACCCTCGGGCGCATCGCCGAAGACGGGCCACGCGAGTTCTACGAGGGAGAAACGGCTGCGATGCTCGCGGCCGACATGGCTCGGCACGGTGGCCTGATCACGCTCGACGACCTGCGCGCTTACCGACCCGTGGAGCGCGACGTGCTGCGCGGTGCGTATCGCGGCTACGAGATCTCGACCATGCCGCCGCCGAGTTCGGGCGGGATCGCGCTGTTGCAAATGCTCGGCATGATCGAACCGTTCGACGTCGCTTCGATGGGACACGACAGCGCCGCAAAGTTGCACCTGCTCGCCGAAGTCATGCGTCGCGCCTTCCGCGATCGGGCGGAGTTTCCCGGTGATCCCGACTTCGTGTCCGTGCCGGTCGAGGGCTTGCTCGCGCGCGATTACCTGCGCGATCGCATGGCCGACTTCGACCCCGCACGCGCGGCCACGAGCGTGGGTTTCCCCGCCGGGGATCCCGTTGCCCGGGGAACGTCCGCCGCGGCGTATCCACGATCTGGACACGCACACGAGTCTTCGGAGACGACGCACTTCTCGATCGTCGACGCCGAGGGAAACGCCGTCGCCTGCACCTACACCCTCAACGGACTTTTCGGCTCCGGCGTCACGGCCGAGGGCACCGGAATCCTGCTCAACAACGAAATGGACGACTTCACCGCGAAGGTCGGAGTGCCCAACTTGTTCGGTCTGATCCAAGGCGAGGCCAACGCGATCGCGCCGGGCAAGCGTCCGCTCTCGTCGATGACGCCCACGATCGTCGCTAAGGACGACCGGGTGTATCTGGTCACGGGAAGCCCCGGTGGCCCCACGATCATCAACACCGTGCTCCAGGTGATCTCCAACGTGATCGACCACGGCATGAGCATCACTCAGGCGGTCGACGCGCCGAGGATGCACCACCAATGGATGCCGGACGTGATCAACCACGAGCCGTTTTTGACCTCGCGCGATTCGGCCGAGCTGTTGCGCGCCCGCGGTCACGTGCTCGCGCCGCGCAAGCTCTATCCCAACGACCCGGAGGCGGCGGCGCGCTACTGGGGCGACGCGGAATCGATCCTCGTCGATGCCGCGACCGGCCTGCGCCTCGGAGCGAATGACTTGCGCAGCCCGGACAGTGCGACGGCGGGGTATTGA
- a CDS encoding NAD(P)-dependent oxidoreductase — MRVLLTGSSGWLGRFLAPLLRSAGHDVVGMDVASGADTRVVGSVADRALVERLFAGDSIDGVIHAGALHKPDIARHPKHAFVAVNVSGTLNLLEAAAAHGVSRFVFTSTTSLMITEAIRAETAATAVWLDETSGPLMPRNIYGVTKRAAEELCRLFHSEHRLPTIVLRTARFFPEEDDTHRALSGENMKANEFLNRRLTVEDCARAHLAALERAPEIGFGLYIVSAPTPFDRGEVASLKTDAPAAIARRFPDAPGLYAARGWSLPAGIGRIYDAAAIERDLGFRCETDFAAVLSALRAGRPLPFAHDPGYVSPAVRLASKAR; from the coding sequence ATGCGAGTTCTTCTCACGGGTTCTTCCGGTTGGCTCGGGCGTTTTCTCGCTCCACTGTTGCGCAGCGCGGGGCACGACGTGGTGGGCATGGATGTCGCGTCGGGCGCGGACACTCGAGTCGTCGGCAGCGTGGCCGATCGGGCGTTGGTCGAACGGCTCTTCGCCGGAGACTCGATCGACGGAGTGATTCACGCAGGAGCCTTGCACAAACCCGACATCGCGCGTCATCCGAAACACGCCTTCGTCGCGGTCAACGTGTCCGGTACGCTGAATCTGCTGGAGGCGGCGGCCGCGCATGGCGTGTCTCGATTCGTCTTCACCTCCACGACCTCGCTCATGATCACCGAGGCGATCCGTGCCGAGACCGCGGCGACGGCCGTGTGGCTCGACGAAACGAGCGGCCCGCTGATGCCTCGCAACATCTACGGCGTGACCAAGCGCGCGGCGGAGGAACTGTGTCGATTGTTTCACTCCGAACACAGGCTGCCGACGATCGTCCTTCGTACCGCTCGGTTCTTTCCCGAAGAGGACGACACGCACCGCGCGCTCTCCGGAGAGAACATGAAGGCGAACGAGTTCCTCAATCGCCGACTCACGGTCGAAGACTGCGCGCGCGCTCACCTCGCGGCGCTGGAGAGGGCGCCGGAGATCGGCTTCGGTCTCTACATCGTCTCCGCGCCGACGCCGTTCGATCGTGGTGAAGTCGCGTCGCTCAAGACCGACGCGCCGGCTGCGATCGCGCGCCGCTTCCCGGATGCCCCCGGACTCTATGCCGCGCGCGGCTGGTCCCTTCCCGCCGGCATCGGCCGGATCTACGATGCGGCTGCGATCGAGCGCGACCTCGGGTTCAGATGCGAAACCGATTTCGCCGCGGTCCTGAGCGCATTGCGCGCAGGTCGCCCGCTGCCGTTTGCGCACGATCCCGGCTACGTGTCGCCTGCGGTGCGTCTAGCGTCCAAAGCGCGTTGA
- the chrA gene encoding chromate efflux transporter codes for MAHIGYLREEFVVRRRWLDEAAYADLVALCQFLPGPASSQVVFALGMMRGGLLGALTASFCFTLPSAVMMIAFAYGVTALGDLAGAGWLHGLKTAAVAVVAQAVWGMGRKLCPDRARIALALGAAIALLVVPGTVGQVAVIVLGAVVGWWTYRGAVNREERGTEPGRSTGHGWAVAALIVFGVLLVGLPVVAASTEWRSWDVVDSFYRAGSLVFGGGHVILPLLRAEVVPPGWLADDAFLAGYGAAQAVPGPLFTLAGFLGAAIPMGLPMWAGGLVGLSAIFLPAWLLVGGTFPFWRRLREQAWSQAALRGANAAVVGVLLAALYDPVWREGVKGPVDVAGVIGAFLMLEVFRVPAWVVVVLAAGVGQWVG; via the coding sequence GTGGCGCACATCGGATACTTGCGCGAAGAGTTCGTCGTGCGGCGTCGCTGGCTCGACGAAGCGGCGTATGCCGATCTCGTGGCGTTGTGCCAGTTCCTGCCGGGGCCAGCGAGTAGTCAGGTCGTGTTTGCCCTCGGCATGATGCGCGGAGGTCTGCTGGGTGCGCTGACGGCGTCGTTTTGTTTCACCCTGCCGTCGGCGGTGATGATGATCGCGTTCGCCTACGGAGTGACTGCGCTCGGCGATCTCGCCGGGGCCGGTTGGCTTCATGGTTTGAAGACGGCGGCGGTGGCGGTCGTCGCGCAGGCGGTATGGGGTATGGGGCGGAAACTGTGCCCGGATCGAGCGCGGATCGCGTTGGCGCTCGGGGCGGCGATCGCGTTGCTCGTGGTGCCGGGGACGGTGGGACAAGTCGCGGTGATCGTCTTGGGGGCGGTCGTCGGCTGGTGGACGTACCGGGGCGCAGTGAACAGAGAGGAAAGGGGAACCGAGCCAGGACGGTCCACGGGGCACGGCTGGGCGGTGGCGGCGTTGATCGTGTTCGGTGTGTTGCTCGTGGGTTTGCCGGTCGTCGCGGCTTCGACCGAATGGCGCAGCTGGGACGTCGTGGACAGTTTCTACCGGGCGGGGTCGCTCGTCTTCGGTGGGGGCCACGTCATTTTGCCGCTCCTGCGAGCGGAGGTCGTGCCGCCTGGGTGGTTGGCGGACGACGCCTTTCTCGCCGGTTACGGCGCGGCGCAGGCGGTACCGGGACCGTTGTTCACGCTCGCGGGGTTCCTCGGCGCGGCGATTCCCATGGGGTTGCCGATGTGGGCAGGCGGATTGGTGGGGTTGTCGGCGATCTTTTTGCCGGCTTGGTTGTTGGTGGGAGGGACGTTTCCTTTCTGGCGCAGGTTGCGCGAACAGGCGTGGAGTCAAGCGGCGCTGCGCGGCGCGAACGCAGCGGTGGTTGGAGTGTTGCTGGCGGCGCTCTACGATCCGGTGTGGCGTGAAGGGGTGAAAGGACCGGTCGACGTGGCGGGCGTGATCGGGGCGTTCTTGATGCTGGAGGTGTTTCGCGTACCGGCGTGGGTCGTGGTGGTGCTCGCGGCCGGCGTAGGCCAGTGGGTCGGGTGA
- the nrfD_1 gene encoding polysulfide reductase NrfD translates to MIEYVNHRSNPGIDPTLHLWGWEIPVYLFVGGLVAGLMILSGYHILRQQWDDERTRGHYVTAPLLSLALLTVGMVALFLDLGNKFYVWRLYLTFEVTSPMSWGSWILLLVYPVLVASALLTLPESLPRLARTFPILGRTARALSARPGFAHATGFGNIVLGVLLGIYTGVLLSTLAARPLWNSALLGPLFLLSGLSTGAALLHLLSHLHPRPDRDDGAFTDAVISAMVHWLRPPDATGQGQRKLEHADNSFLTVELVLIALYLIGLLSSAAAHQQAVGLLFSGPWAWTFWIGVIGLGILLPLALQFMQAERWIRSTIVPALLVLAGGFLLRVIIVYAGQESHWFMAAQ, encoded by the coding sequence ATGATCGAGTACGTCAACCACCGCTCCAATCCCGGCATCGACCCGACGCTTCACCTCTGGGGTTGGGAGATTCCCGTCTACCTCTTCGTCGGCGGCCTCGTCGCCGGGCTGATGATTCTCTCCGGCTACCACATCCTCCGGCAGCAGTGGGACGACGAGCGCACGCGCGGACACTACGTCACCGCACCGCTGCTCAGCCTCGCCCTGCTCACGGTAGGCATGGTCGCCCTCTTCCTCGATTTGGGAAACAAGTTCTACGTCTGGCGGCTCTACCTCACCTTCGAGGTCACCTCGCCCATGTCGTGGGGTTCATGGATCCTGTTGCTGGTCTATCCCGTCCTCGTCGCCTCGGCTCTGCTCACGCTGCCCGAATCGCTCCCGCGGCTCGCGCGGACCTTTCCGATCCTCGGCCGCACCGCGCGTGCGCTCTCGGCCCGCCCCGGCTTCGCCCACGCCACCGGCTTCGGCAACATCGTGCTCGGCGTCCTCCTCGGCATCTACACCGGTGTGCTCCTCAGCACGCTCGCCGCTCGCCCACTCTGGAACAGCGCACTGCTGGGTCCGCTCTTTTTGCTCTCCGGACTTTCCACCGGGGCAGCACTCCTCCACTTGCTTTCGCACCTGCATCCGCGCCCCGACCGCGACGACGGCGCGTTCACCGACGCGGTGATCTCCGCCATGGTCCACTGGCTGCGGCCGCCCGACGCCACCGGGCAGGGCCAGCGCAAGCTCGAGCACGCGGACAACTCGTTTCTCACCGTCGAACTCGTCCTCATCGCCCTCTACCTGATCGGCCTTCTCAGCTCCGCCGCCGCGCATCAACAGGCGGTCGGGCTGCTCTTCTCCGGCCCGTGGGCGTGGACCTTCTGGATCGGCGTGATCGGACTCGGCATCCTTCTCCCGCTCGCCCTGCAGTTCATGCAGGCAGAAAGGTGGATACGGTCGACCATCGTCCCGGCGCTTCTCGTCCTCGCCGGCGGATTCCTCCTGCGCGTGATCATCGTTTACGCCGGTCAGGAGAGCCACTGGTTCATGGCGGCTCAGTGA
- a CDS encoding 4Fe-4S dicluster domain-containing protein, with product MRHAMVIDTRLCVGCMNCVVACKTENDVPDGFCRDWITETVRGAFPHVRLEIRSERCNHCANPPCVYCCPTGASHQTEGGIVAVSKEKCIGCKACMAACPYDARFPHPDGYASKCTFCSHRVAVGDDPACVSVCPTHCMHFGDLDDPSSEVSRLLVSRAHYTLLPEAGTRPHLFFLT from the coding sequence ATGCGCCACGCGATGGTCATCGATACGCGGCTCTGCGTGGGCTGCATGAACTGCGTCGTCGCCTGTAAGACGGAGAACGACGTGCCGGACGGCTTCTGCCGCGACTGGATCACGGAGACCGTGCGGGGTGCCTTCCCTCACGTGCGGCTCGAGATCCGGTCCGAGCGGTGCAACCACTGCGCCAACCCACCCTGCGTCTACTGCTGCCCGACCGGCGCGAGCCATCAGACCGAAGGCGGCATCGTGGCCGTTTCCAAAGAGAAATGCATCGGCTGCAAGGCCTGCATGGCCGCCTGCCCGTACGATGCGCGCTTCCCTCACCCCGACGGCTACGCGAGCAAGTGCACGTTCTGCAGCCACCGCGTGGCCGTGGGAGACGACCCCGCCTGCGTGAGCGTGTGCCCCACGCACTGCATGCACTTCGGTGACCTCGACGACCCCTCCAGCGAGGTCAGCCGCCTGCTCGTCTCGCGCGCCCATTACACCCTCCTCCCCGAAGCCGGCACGCGGCCGCATCTCTTCTTCCTCACCTGA
- the lpxI gene encoding UDP-2,3-diacylglucosamine diphosphatase LpxI, with product MSSRFLPPAFDRSRPVVVIAGKAVYPVLTVAAVRRAGIPVRLIAFHDETRTDLIESFPSSEREVIHVGQLGRMLKAIERYEAGAAMMVGQITPKRLFHGLKPDLKAAAILMRLKRRNAETIFGAIADEIAGIGVHLLDARAFLDDQLAGRGWMTRQREKVEQTYLDHGIQIARECARLDIGQGVVVRKGTVIAVEAFEGTDEMLSRAGGFKTDQLVFVKTVKPAQDYRFDVPVFGLRTLESMQQSGIGTALLEADNVLMLEKQEVLRRADAAGIQLFGFTVPA from the coding sequence ATGTCGTCGCGCTTTCTTCCCCCCGCCTTCGATCGCTCACGACCCGTCGTCGTGATCGCGGGCAAGGCCGTTTACCCGGTCCTCACCGTCGCCGCCGTCCGGCGGGCCGGGATACCCGTGCGATTGATTGCGTTTCACGACGAAACCCGCACCGACCTGATCGAGAGTTTCCCGTCGTCGGAGCGCGAAGTGATCCACGTCGGCCAACTCGGCAGGATGTTGAAGGCGATCGAGCGCTACGAGGCCGGTGCAGCCATGATGGTCGGCCAGATCACGCCCAAACGTCTCTTCCACGGGCTCAAGCCCGACCTGAAGGCCGCCGCCATCCTCATGCGATTGAAGCGACGCAACGCCGAGACGATCTTCGGTGCGATCGCCGACGAGATCGCAGGCATCGGTGTGCATCTGCTCGATGCGCGCGCGTTCCTCGACGACCAACTGGCCGGCAGAGGCTGGATGACGCGGCAACGCGAGAAGGTCGAACAGACCTACCTCGACCACGGCATCCAGATCGCCCGCGAATGTGCGCGGCTGGATATCGGCCAAGGCGTCGTCGTGCGCAAAGGCACGGTCATCGCGGTGGAAGCTTTCGAGGGGACCGACGAGATGTTGAGCCGCGCGGGCGGATTCAAGACCGACCAACTCGTCTTCGTGAAGACGGTGAAACCCGCGCAAGACTACCGTTTCGACGTGCCCGTGTTCGGTCTGCGCACGCTGGAGTCGATGCAACAGTCGGGTATCGGCACCGCACTCCTCGAGGCCGACAACGTGCTCATGCTGGAAAAGCAAGAAGTTCTACGCCGCGCCGACGCCGCGGGGATCCAGCTCTTCGGGTTCACTGTGCCGGCGTGA
- a CDS encoding DUF1501 domain-containing protein, with amino-acid sequence MNTATRNLSRRAFLKRGACAALGTTGLLSTLAQLRVLAAGVSGQSAFSVSSGDYKALVCVFLYGGNDANNLVVPYEQQAYDNYARSRSILALPRSDVLPISPLGGGSYAFHPAATGLQTLFNERRLAVLANVGTLIAPVTRADYRSGSAALPAQLFSHSDQSVQWQMALPDSSRKIGWGGRVADLMASLNENEQISMAVSLAGINTWQAGNQTVVYPVSHDGVVGIDMLEREWVDPVRKDAFTGLLELERRNLFERSIAGSTSRTIENNRLIAAALDQTPPPNTPFPETELGRQLRMIARLARIGPTLGFRRQIFFASMGGWDTHDGQIDAHSELVGELAAAFLAFNRATVEYGIEDKATVFTASDFGRTFSTNGKGSDHGWGNHHLVMGGAVQGGRIFGRFPELIVNGPDDTGQGRWIPTTSVDQYSATLARWFGVDASNLPELFPNLGNFASSDLGFMS; translated from the coding sequence ATGAACACCGCTACGCGCAATCTCTCCCGTCGGGCCTTCCTCAAACGCGGCGCCTGCGCCGCGCTCGGCACCACCGGCCTGCTTTCGACGCTCGCACAGCTTCGCGTCCTCGCCGCCGGCGTTTCCGGTCAAAGCGCGTTCTCCGTTTCCAGCGGCGACTACAAGGCGCTCGTCTGCGTCTTCCTCTACGGCGGCAACGACGCCAACAACCTCGTCGTGCCCTACGAGCAACAAGCCTACGACAACTACGCCCGCTCGCGGTCCATCCTCGCTCTGCCGCGTTCCGACGTGTTGCCGATCTCCCCGCTCGGCGGCGGCAGTTACGCCTTTCATCCCGCTGCCACAGGCCTCCAGACGCTCTTCAACGAACGTCGCCTCGCCGTCCTCGCCAACGTCGGCACGCTGATCGCACCCGTCACGCGCGCCGACTACCGCAGCGGCAGCGCCGCCCTTCCCGCGCAGCTCTTCTCGCACAGCGACCAGAGCGTCCAGTGGCAGATGGCCCTGCCGGACTCGTCGCGCAAGATCGGCTGGGGCGGACGCGTCGCCGACCTCATGGCCTCGCTCAACGAGAACGAGCAGATCTCGATGGCCGTGAGCCTCGCCGGCATCAACACGTGGCAGGCCGGCAACCAGACGGTGGTGTATCCGGTTTCTCACGACGGCGTCGTCGGCATCGACATGCTGGAGCGCGAATGGGTCGACCCCGTCCGCAAGGACGCATTCACCGGGCTGCTCGAACTCGAACGCCGCAATCTCTTCGAACGCTCCATCGCCGGCTCGACCTCTCGCACGATCGAGAACAACCGACTCATCGCCGCCGCACTCGACCAGACTCCCCCACCGAACACGCCGTTCCCCGAGACCGAGCTCGGCCGCCAACTCCGGATGATCGCCCGTCTCGCCCGCATCGGCCCCACCCTCGGCTTCCGACGGCAGATCTTCTTCGCCAGCATGGGCGGTTGGGACACCCACGACGGACAGATCGACGCACACTCCGAACTCGTCGGCGAACTCGCCGCCGCGTTCCTCGCCTTCAACCGTGCCACGGTCGAATACGGCATCGAGGACAAGGCCACCGTGTTCACCGCCTCCGACTTCGGTCGCACCTTCTCGACCAACGGCAAGGGCTCCGACCACGGCTGGGGCAACCATCACCTCGTCATGGGTGGTGCCGTGCAAGGCGGACGCATCTTCGGGCGCTTTCCCGAATTGATCGTCAATGGACCCGACGACACCGGTCAGGGTCGTTGGATCCCGACGACGTCGGTCGACCAATACTCCGCCACCCTCGCACGCTGGTTCGGCGTAGACGCCTCCAACCTCCCCGAACTGTTCCCCAACCTCGGCAATTTCGCCTCGTCCGACCTCGGCTTCATGAGCTGA
- a CDS encoding anion transporter, which yields MFPFAVDTDLRDIAAVCIFVLTYVLVSGRRLKILPLNRPAAALLGAVLMVGCGVMTPEEVYRSIDYDTLVLLLGMMLVAAYLSIGGFFDRAADWTLRIAKSPQRLLLYVTLVSGTLSALLVNDTVCLMLTPLVVAVIARAGKSGNLPLLPYLLALAMSSNLGSVATLVGNPQNMIIGSLSGLRFLDFTLSMLPVAVAGMTVQYAILHVAFRRCLREARLAPPSEVPPAMDRRLVGLSLGALALVFAGFVAGWDLAWTALGGGALLMVLARRDTHEVLQRVDWHLLLFFGALFVVVEGLNGTGWPDSIYASVRGAFGETPTSQAWNLAWFSAVGSNVFSNVPFVLVAGKWLPHFADPELMWKVLALATTFAGNLTILGSVANIIVVESARGHCEVGFWDYAKYGIPVTFATTVVGLVVLLAVAAP from the coding sequence GTGTTTCCTTTCGCCGTGGATACCGACCTTCGCGACATCGCTGCCGTTTGCATCTTCGTGCTCACCTACGTCCTCGTGAGCGGACGACGGTTGAAGATCCTCCCGCTCAACCGTCCCGCGGCCGCGTTGCTCGGTGCGGTGTTGATGGTCGGGTGCGGCGTGATGACGCCGGAAGAGGTGTATCGATCAATCGACTACGACACGCTCGTGCTCCTGCTCGGCATGATGCTCGTGGCCGCGTATCTCTCGATCGGCGGCTTCTTCGATCGCGCCGCGGACTGGACCCTGCGCATCGCGAAGTCGCCGCAGCGTCTGTTGCTCTACGTCACGCTCGTGTCGGGCACGTTGTCGGCTTTGTTGGTCAACGACACCGTGTGTCTCATGCTCACACCGCTGGTGGTGGCGGTCATCGCGCGGGCCGGAAAGTCCGGAAACCTGCCACTGCTGCCCTACCTGCTCGCGCTCGCGATGAGTTCCAATCTCGGGAGCGTGGCGACGCTGGTCGGCAATCCGCAGAACATGATCATCGGCAGTCTATCCGGACTGCGCTTCCTCGACTTCACGCTCTCGATGCTGCCGGTCGCGGTGGCCGGCATGACGGTGCAGTACGCGATCCTGCACGTGGCGTTTCGTCGGTGCCTGCGCGAAGCGCGGCTTGCACCACCGAGTGAAGTTCCCCCGGCGATGGATCGCCGGCTCGTCGGTCTCTCGCTCGGCGCGCTCGCGCTGGTCTTCGCGGGATTCGTGGCCGGATGGGATCTCGCGTGGACCGCCCTCGGTGGCGGAGCGCTCCTGATGGTGCTCGCCCGGCGTGACACGCACGAAGTGCTCCAACGCGTCGACTGGCATCTGTTGCTCTTCTTCGGCGCGCTGTTCGTGGTCGTGGAAGGACTCAACGGCACCGGCTGGCCCGACTCCATCTACGCGAGCGTGCGCGGCGCCTTCGGCGAAACGCCCACGTCGCAAGCGTGGAATCTCGCTTGGTTTTCCGCGGTCGGATCCAACGTGTTCTCGAACGTCCCGTTCGTGCTCGTCGCGGGCAAGTGGCTCCCGCACTTCGCGGACCCCGAGCTGATGTGGAAAGTGCTCGCGCTCGCCACGACCTTCGCCGGCAACCTCACGATCCTCGGATCGGTCGCCAACATCATCGTGGTGGAGTCCGCCCGCGGCCACTGCGAGGTCGGTTTCTGGGACTACGCGAAGTACGGCATCCCCGTGACGTTCGCGACGACAGTGGTCGGCCTGGTCGTGCTGCTCGCCGTGGCCGCACCCTGA
- a CDS encoding response regulator transcription factor, with amino-acid sequence MRILVIEDERQLARHVVAALNRHGHTATSQGNGAEGLRIAIETAPDLIVLDLNLPDLDGLGVLAGLRATASPARVLILTARGEVEQRIRGLKAGADDYVSKPFSTEELVARVEALGRRVAAPAANDLLGVGDLHLDVRNRKVNRAGVPIALSPREYELLHVLMREPGRVFSRTELCEIVWQRDHEYDTRTVEIFITRLRKKIETGFDTPLLHTVRAVGYTIRAPENPSTNS; translated from the coding sequence ATGCGCATCCTCGTGATCGAAGACGAACGCCAGCTCGCGCGCCACGTCGTCGCCGCTCTCAACCGGCACGGCCACACGGCCACGTCGCAAGGCAACGGTGCCGAGGGTCTGCGCATCGCGATCGAAACCGCGCCCGACCTGATCGTGCTCGATCTCAACCTGCCCGACCTGGACGGCCTCGGCGTGCTCGCCGGTCTGCGGGCCACGGCTTCACCCGCGCGAGTCCTCATCCTCACCGCACGCGGTGAAGTGGAACAACGGATACGCGGTCTGAAGGCCGGTGCCGACGATTACGTCTCCAAGCCCTTTTCGACCGAAGAACTCGTCGCGCGCGTCGAAGCGCTCGGCCGCCGTGTCGCCGCTCCGGCTGCAAACGATCTGCTCGGCGTCGGCGATCTCCACCTCGACGTGCGCAACCGCAAGGTGAACCGCGCCGGAGTGCCCATCGCGCTCTCGCCGCGCGAGTACGAGTTGTTGCATGTGCTCATGCGGGAACCCGGACGCGTGTTTTCTCGCACCGAACTCTGCGAGATCGTCTGGCAACGCGACCACGAGTACGACACCCGCACGGTAGAAATCTTCATCACGCGGCTGCGCAAGAAGATCGAAACCGGCTTCGACACGCCGTTGCTTCACACCGTCCGCGCGGTCGGCTACACGATCCGCGCGCCGGAAAACCCTTCCACGAACTCGTGA